In the genome of Xanthomonas translucens pv. cerealis, one region contains:
- a CDS encoding GNAT family N-acetyltransferase, with translation MPAAPGLRIETLDPARQAGELRALHAQADRATPANTVDQALDALSYHVLARADDGQPIGSAQLGPEQRIGCMAVLPAWRGRGVGSALLAALVEEARRRHWPRLELQAPPAALDFYARHGFLPVGARGAAGQAQPMQRLLKGAAAVKDAAAAIAASTAVVAQARRQLLICSRALDPGLLDSPPLLAQLRRFAVAAHDKQVRVLLHDAAAAQRAAAPLLALAQRLPSVFRFREVVDPVDRGDATAYLVDDGGGYYFRALGHRYDGETDLLGGDRARQLRDAFARAWERSRDCSELRALGW, from the coding sequence ATGCCGGCCGCCCCAGGCTTGCGCATCGAAACGCTGGACCCGGCCCGCCAGGCCGGAGAACTGCGTGCGCTGCACGCGCAGGCCGACCGGGCAACGCCTGCGAATACGGTTGACCAAGCTCTGGATGCGCTGAGCTACCACGTGCTGGCGCGCGCCGACGACGGCCAGCCGATCGGTAGCGCGCAGCTCGGCCCCGAGCAGCGCATCGGCTGCATGGCGGTGCTGCCGGCCTGGCGCGGCCGTGGCGTCGGCAGCGCGCTGCTGGCCGCGTTGGTCGAGGAAGCGCGGCGCCGGCACTGGCCGCGGCTGGAGCTGCAGGCGCCGCCGGCCGCACTCGACTTCTATGCGCGGCACGGCTTCCTGCCGGTCGGCGCGCGCGGCGCCGCTGGCCAAGCACAGCCGATGCAGCGGCTGCTCAAGGGCGCCGCCGCGGTGAAGGACGCCGCCGCGGCGATCGCAGCCAGTACCGCGGTAGTCGCACAGGCGCGGCGCCAATTGCTGATCTGCAGCCGCGCGCTGGATCCGGGCCTGCTGGACAGTCCGCCGCTGCTCGCGCAACTGCGCCGCTTCGCGGTGGCCGCGCACGACAAGCAGGTGCGCGTGCTGTTGCACGATGCGGCCGCCGCACAGCGCGCCGCCGCGCCGTTGCTGGCCCTGGCGCAGCGCCTGCCCAGCGTATTCCGTTTCCGCGAAGTGGTCGATCCGGTCGATCGCGGCGATGCCACCGCCTACCTGGTCGACGATGGCGGCGGCTACTACTTCCGTGCGTTGGGGCACCGTTACGACGGCGAAACCGACCTGCTCGGCGGCGACCGCGCGCGCCAGCTACGGGACGCGTTCGCGCGGGCCTGGGAGCGTTCGCGCGACTGCAGCGAGCTGCGCGCGCTGGGCTGGTAG